The window aaacaaaagttctgGAACAACCATGCCTCCCTGGGTACCACCACCTAAAAGTTGGGTGACTTTGGGACAGGTATTTAGCCTGCCTGGGTTTTAGCTACCTCCAAGTTATAAAAGGGGGTGTCTAATAAGTACCCTACTTCTTAGCGTTGGAGGGAAGGTCAAATGGCCCAAATGAATGTGAAGGCCATTAATAGGCTTATAGCAGTCATGAAatgaatattaactattattattctgAAAAATGTAGGAAAGCTGTCCTCAAAGCCTGTACCCTTGTCTCCTCGTCCACACTGACCTTTAGAAAGTTCTTTTCCTAgtgtatctctctctcctttttaaagatctttaaattttatttattcctgagagacacagagagagagagagagagagagagagaggcagagacacaggcagagggagaagcaggctccatgcagggagcccaacgtgggactcgatcctctgacccgggggtcacgacctgagctgagagcagatgctcagccactgagccccccaggtgccctcctaaTGTCGCTTTTTGAACACGCATCTatgttctttatttctgtatGACCACGTCCCTTTAAACAATTAACAAATTTATGgcgcaaacagaaaaaaaggtctttttctttttttctttctttcttttttttttttttttttggttataaggcctaagattttttagaaaagcacaaagagtttttttcttttctttgagtttattttcaattCAGAAAAATTCCTGGAGAATCTCAGAAAAACGACACTTAGAAATGAAGTAAAAGGGTCCGTTTTCGGGTATTTGAAACAACCAAGTTTTGAGCTGGGTTCCCGCAGTTTCCTGCGCTAGAACAAGAGGACGCTGGGCGCCAGGATCTCCCGCGACGTCTTCCAGCTTTACGAACCGTTTCACTCGCACCGAGACGATTTAAGCTGTAATTCGCTTTATCGTAATTCCAAGTGCCGGAAATTCAAGACCATGCATCAAACTAAAATTGAAGATGCGCTTGCGTTGGTCCAAGTCGGCCGAAGAGCCAGGGGGCGGGCCTCGGGCACTTTTAATCCGGCACCGGCGGGGCCACCCCCGCGGGCCTGGCCACGCCCCCACGCCGGCGACGCTCGGGGTCCTTCCGAACGCATTGATATGATTGGACGGCGCCTGGCGGCTCTCTTTTCCTCCCCGGCTGCTTGAAGCTCGGCCGCCATCATGGTGAGTCTCCCCAGACCCGTGCCGCCATCCGGCGGGTATCCGAGCCATCCTTGGTCCCCGGGTCCTGCCGTGGCTGCCACGGCCGCCCGAAGCCCCGTCGCCCGTTTCCGGCTGTGTCTGACGGACCCTGGTCGCCGGGAGCCCCGGAGCCGTCGGCGGGGAGTCCAGGCTGCGCCGCCGCCCCAGACGCGCCGGGCTTCGGAGGCCGGGGCCCGGGGACTGCGGGAGCGCCCGCCCTGTTCGTCAGCGTCGCCGAGCGGCGCGGGTGGGGCGGGAGAGGCGGCTTGGCGGGGGGATGGCCGCCCGGCCGGGGAAGCGGAGCCCATTTGCGTGTCCTAAGGCCTCGGCCGCCGGATGGGACGTCTTGTGCTGTGGGGGGGACACGGGGGTCCTGGGGGGGCTTAGGTCGGGCCCCGTGAGCCCCGTCCGCGCCCGTTCCTGGTTCGACCTTACGTGCGagtcccctcccccccgcccgcccgcggcctTCTGAGAGGACCGCGGTTCCAGTCAGCTTCCTCAGCTGCGGTTTTCCAAACCGACATGGAGATCTAGCAGCCAGTCGTTACCACGAAAAGAGCCTCTCTTTCGGGTAAAGTTTCTATTCTGAGTGTAAGCGTGCTGCGTGCCCACCTTCCCGGGGCGGTTACCTGTGTAGAAGGGGGGGGTTCTGTGGGGTGTGACGGGCAGTTCACGTGCAGGTAGTGGCGGCGTGTGTCGCTTCCGTGCAGCACGTTACGAACGCGATTGAGAGGATGGAAGTTTGCACGAGTCCAAGGAGTTTTACTCCACAGAAACGGTTGTTGTGTGAAGGTGGTGgcggcgttttttttttttttttattctttttttgtgtgtgtgtcccccaAGGggacatttattcatgagacacaggcagagggagaagcaggcgccctgcgcggagcccgatgtgggactggatcccagatccccCAGGTCACCActtgagctgaagggagatgctcaacccctgagccacccaggtgtcccctctggAGACATTTGCAATCACATCTGGAGAGTTGGGGGTGTGCCCTTGGCCTCTAGTAGTTAGAGACCCAGGGTGCTACCAAACATCTTAAAACGCACAGGACAGTCCCCACAGGGAACTAGCAGGACCAAAGTAGTGTTGAAATCGAGAAGCCCTGCTTCAAAGTGATTCTCATAGCAAAGTGAAGTAAGATTCCAGAAAGCTGTGGGGTGGGTTCTCTTGGTACTGACTGTGCTACATGAGTCCTAGGAATTAGGCCCtcggtgggttttttttttttttccttttcattaaaagTATTCCCGCCACTACTAGCTCATGTGGCTCTTgcacatttgaaatgtggctcCTGCACCTGTGGAATTGTGTATTAAATGTGACTTAACGTGAATCatccacatgtggccagtgggtGCCCACTGGCAGTTATAGGTCTTGGAAGATCTCTGCACGGTCTTGGAAGGTGGAGTGCTATTATTAACTAGTGCGTTATGTATGTTTTCAGAATGATACAGTAACTATTCGGACCAGGAAGTTCATGACCAACCGACTGCTTCAGCGGAAACAGATGGTAAGGAAGGGTACATCAGTGTTTCattgttttttgctttaaaagatacattttttaataatgaacactaaaatttgttatttctttttaggtCATTGATGTTCTTCACCCCGGGAAAGCAACAGTACCTAAGACAGAAATTCGGGAAAAACTAGCCAAAATGTACAAGACCACACCAGATGTCATATTTGTATTTGGATTCAGAACCCATTTTGGTGGTGGCAAGACAACTGGCTTTGGCATGATTTATGA is drawn from Vulpes vulpes isolate BD-2025 chromosome 4, VulVul3, whole genome shotgun sequence and contains these coding sequences:
- the RPS24 gene encoding small ribosomal subunit protein eS24 isoform X1, producing MNDTVTIRTRKFMTNRLLQRKQMVIDVLHPGKATVPKTEIREKLAKMYKTTPDVIFVFGFRTHFGGGKTTGFGMIYDSLDYAKKNEPKHRLARHGLYEKKKTSRKQRKERKNRMKKVRGTAKANVGAGKKKE
- the RPS24 gene encoding small ribosomal subunit protein eS24 isoform X2, whose translation is MNDTVTIRTRKFMTNRLLQRKQMVIDVLHPGKATVPKTEIREKLAKMYKTTPDVIFVFGFRTHFGGGKTTGFGMIYDSLDYAKKNEPKHRLARHGLYEKKKTSRKQRKERKNRMKKVRGTAKANVGAGKK